The Opitutales bacterium ASA1 genome window below encodes:
- a CDS encoding phosphoglycerate kinase, translating into MEPAEAPVFRALRELCGFSFSAMAKFKSIRDLDLAGKRVFIRVDFNVPQDKATGAITNNARIAAALPTINYALEKGAAVVLASHLGRPDGKKNAKFSLAPVADELAKLLGKQVKFLDDCVGPAVEAACAPGALKAGDVVLLENLRFHIEEEGKVKEKQADGTEKSIKADPAAVEAFRASLSKLADVYVNDAFGTAHRAHSSMVGVNLPVKAAGFLMQAELDAFAKVVDEPARPLLAILGGAKIADKIPLINNLLEKADEIIIGGGMSFTFKKVLEGMEIGTSLFDPEGAKIAKELFEKAAVKGVKITLPCDFVTADRFPGSPADIEAVQTGLADDKAGIPAGWMGLDAGPKSREEFTKVILRAKTIVWNGPAGVFEVDKFAEGTKAMADAIAKATAAGTVTVVGGGDTATAAKKFKVAKVVTHCSTGGGASLELLEGKTLPGVAFLTA; encoded by the coding sequence ATGGAGCCCGCGGAGGCACCCGTCTTCCGTGCTCTCCGTGAACTCTGTGGTTTTTCTTTTTCCGCCATGGCCAAGTTCAAATCCATCCGCGACCTCGACCTCGCCGGTAAACGCGTCTTCATCCGCGTCGACTTCAACGTCCCGCAGGACAAGGCGACCGGCGCCATCACCAACAACGCACGCATCGCCGCCGCGCTGCCCACGATCAACTACGCCCTCGAGAAAGGCGCCGCGGTCGTCCTCGCCAGCCACCTCGGGCGGCCGGACGGCAAGAAGAACGCGAAGTTCTCGCTCGCTCCCGTGGCGGACGAACTCGCGAAACTGCTCGGCAAGCAGGTGAAGTTCCTCGACGACTGCGTCGGCCCTGCGGTCGAGGCCGCATGTGCGCCGGGCGCATTGAAGGCGGGCGACGTCGTCCTCCTCGAAAACCTGCGCTTCCACATCGAGGAAGAGGGCAAAGTGAAGGAGAAGCAGGCGGACGGTACGGAGAAGTCGATCAAGGCCGATCCGGCCGCGGTCGAGGCCTTCCGCGCGTCGCTCTCGAAGTTGGCCGACGTCTACGTCAACGACGCCTTCGGCACCGCACATCGCGCGCACAGTTCGATGGTCGGTGTGAATCTTCCCGTGAAGGCCGCAGGCTTTCTCATGCAGGCCGAACTCGACGCCTTCGCCAAGGTCGTCGATGAACCGGCTCGGCCGCTGCTCGCCATCCTCGGCGGCGCCAAGATCGCGGACAAGATTCCCCTCATCAACAACCTGCTCGAAAAGGCCGACGAGATCATCATCGGCGGAGGCATGTCGTTCACCTTCAAGAAAGTCCTCGAAGGCATGGAGATCGGCACCTCGCTCTTCGATCCCGAGGGCGCGAAGATCGCCAAGGAACTGTTCGAAAAGGCCGCGGTGAAGGGCGTGAAGATCACCTTGCCGTGCGACTTCGTCACGGCCGATCGTTTCCCGGGCTCACCCGCGGACATCGAGGCCGTGCAAACGGGCCTGGCCGACGACAAGGCGGGCATTCCGGCGGGGTGGATGGGCCTCGACGCCGGTCCGAAGAGTCGTGAGGAATTCACGAAGGTCATCTTGCGTGCGAAGACGATCGTGTGGAACGGCCCTGCGGGCGTGTTCGAAGTCGACAAGTTCGCCGAGGGCACGAAGGCCATGGCCGACGCCATCGCGAAAGCGACCGCGGCAGGCACGGTCACGGTCGTAGGTGGTGGAGACACCGCCACCGCGGCCAAGAAGTTCAAGGTCGCCAAGGTCGTGACGCATTGCTCCACCGGAGGCGGTGCGAGTTTGGAACTGCTCGAAGGCAAGACGCTCCCGGGAGTCGCCTTTCTGACGGCCTGA
- the gap gene encoding type I glyceraldehyde-3-phosphate dehydrogenase encodes MAVKVAINGFGRIGRLVFRALVEQGLLGTTFDVVAVGDIVPADNLAYLLKYDSTQGKFNGTVSSKKSSPDKAEDDVLVVNGKEILVVSARTPAELPWAKLGVEVVIESTGLFTEAEKAKGHITAGAKKVIISAPAKGEDITVVVGVNDDKYDPAAHNIISNASCTTNCLAPVAYVLLKEGFGIAEGLMTTVHAYTATQKTVDGPSKKDWKGGRTAAQNIIPSSTGAAKAVALVLPEVKGKLTGMALRVPVPTVSVVDLTFKTVKDTSLAEIKAALKKASETYLDGVLGYTEDEVVSTDFIHDKRSSIFDAGSSIELNKNFFKLISWYDNEWGYSNRCIDLLKTVAAKL; translated from the coding sequence ATGGCAGTCAAAGTCGCAATCAATGGTTTCGGCCGCATCGGCCGTCTGGTCTTCCGTGCTCTCGTCGAGCAAGGACTCTTGGGCACGACCTTCGACGTCGTGGCCGTGGGCGACATCGTCCCGGCGGACAACTTGGCCTACCTGCTCAAGTACGACTCCACTCAGGGCAAGTTCAACGGCACCGTCTCCTCGAAGAAGTCGTCGCCGGACAAGGCCGAGGACGACGTCCTCGTGGTCAACGGCAAGGAGATCCTCGTCGTCAGCGCGCGCACCCCGGCCGAGTTGCCTTGGGCCAAGCTCGGCGTGGAAGTGGTGATAGAGTCCACCGGTCTCTTCACCGAGGCCGAGAAGGCCAAGGGCCACATCACGGCCGGCGCGAAGAAGGTCATCATCTCCGCTCCTGCCAAGGGTGAGGACATCACCGTCGTGGTCGGCGTGAACGACGACAAATACGACCCCGCCGCGCACAACATCATCTCCAACGCCTCCTGCACGACGAACTGCCTCGCACCCGTCGCCTACGTGCTCCTCAAGGAAGGCTTCGGCATCGCCGAGGGTCTCATGACCACGGTGCACGCCTACACCGCCACGCAGAAGACGGTGGACGGCCCCTCCAAGAAGGACTGGAAGGGCGGCCGGACCGCGGCGCAGAACATCATCCCGTCGTCGACCGGCGCGGCCAAGGCCGTGGCGCTCGTGTTGCCGGAAGTGAAGGGCAAGCTCACCGGAATGGCGCTGCGCGTGCCGGTTCCGACCGTCTCGGTCGTCGACCTCACGTTCAAGACCGTGAAGGACACGTCGCTCGCCGAGATCAAGGCCGCGCTCAAGAAGGCCAGCGAAACCTACCTCGACGGCGTGCTCGGCTACACCGAGGACGAAGTGGTCTCCACCGACTTCATCCACGACAAGCGCTCGTCGATCTTCGACGCGGGATCCTCGATCGAGCTGAACAAGAACTTCTTCAAGCTCATCAGCTGGTACGACAACGAGTGGGGCTACTCCAACCGTTGCATCGATCTCCTCAAGACCGTCGCCGCCAAGCTCTGA
- the mnmA gene encoding tRNA 2-thiouridine(34) synthase MnmA, whose amino-acid sequence MKILVAMSGGVDSTVAALLLQQQGHDVVGAYMKNWINEDEIVGECPWMQDIVDARAVCDRLGIEFRVVNLMREYRAKVVDYLLDGYRAGLTPNPDVLCNREIKFGAFLDYATREGFDALATGHYAIRREVHPRRLGLFEGIDPNKDQSYFLALLSQEQLARARFPLGELTKTQVRALAREAGLPNAAKKDSQGICFIGNVRMQDFLAHYVPDSPGEIVRATDGVVLGRHRGLHFYTIGQRRGIGIPSNTDHRNYVVVGRDTARNRLLVAFDDPAAPGLWAHEATVDSLRFNSDPLESATRLLARVRYRDPLVPARFEPRADGTARLVFEIPQRALAPGQVVALHDGPRLLGGGFFSSVSPGITFAPRQA is encoded by the coding sequence ATGAAGATCCTCGTCGCCATGTCCGGTGGCGTCGACAGCACCGTCGCCGCCCTGTTGTTGCAACAGCAGGGACACGACGTCGTCGGCGCATACATGAAGAATTGGATCAACGAGGACGAGATCGTCGGCGAGTGCCCGTGGATGCAGGACATCGTGGACGCACGCGCCGTCTGCGACCGTCTCGGAATCGAATTCCGCGTCGTCAATCTCATGCGCGAGTACCGCGCGAAGGTCGTCGACTACCTCCTCGACGGGTATCGCGCGGGCCTCACGCCGAACCCCGACGTGCTCTGCAACCGCGAGATCAAGTTCGGCGCATTTCTCGATTACGCGACGCGGGAGGGCTTCGACGCGCTCGCGACCGGACATTACGCGATCCGACGCGAAGTCCACCCCCGTCGACTCGGGCTGTTCGAAGGAATCGATCCGAACAAGGACCAGAGCTACTTCCTCGCTCTTCTCTCCCAGGAACAACTCGCTCGCGCCCGCTTCCCCCTCGGCGAGCTGACCAAAACTCAGGTGCGCGCGCTCGCGCGTGAGGCCGGGTTGCCCAACGCCGCCAAGAAGGACTCCCAAGGCATCTGCTTCATCGGCAACGTCCGCATGCAGGACTTTCTCGCCCACTACGTCCCCGATTCTCCGGGCGAAATCGTTCGCGCCACCGACGGGGTCGTGCTCGGTCGGCACCGCGGTCTCCACTTCTACACGATCGGCCAGCGACGCGGCATCGGCATTCCCTCCAACACCGATCACCGCAACTACGTCGTCGTCGGTCGCGACACTGCCCGCAACCGCCTCTTGGTCGCCTTCGATGATCCCGCCGCCCCGGGCCTGTGGGCGCACGAAGCGACGGTCGACTCTCTGCGGTTCAATTCCGACCCACTCGAATCCGCCACCCGTCTTCTCGCCCGAGTTCGCTACCGCGACCCGCTCGTCCCCGCACGGTTCGAACCGCGCGCCGACGGCACGGCACGCCTGGTCTTCGAAATTCCCCAGCGCGCTCTTGCGCCGGGCCAGGTCGTGGCTCTGCACGACGGACCGCGATTACTCGGGGGAGGCTTCTTCTCCTCTGTCTCGCCGGGCATCACCTTCGCGCCACGGCAAGCTTGA
- a CDS encoding alpha-glucosidase/alpha-galactosidase: protein MPTESARPFGFETSAGSASALDGSECLPSHYRMKRTPRAAGHAAHTQDAATAGLSGRMDRRIKLVFLGAGSFFAPRLVNDVVRIPGNRGGTIALVDIDAARLALSARLVRKLVRVVAPEVSWKVVASTERVEVLADADYVVNCIEVSGLECVVHDNDIPLKYGVDQCIGDTIGPGGLFKALRTIPVWLEALRDCERLCPRAIVLNYTNPMSMMCLAAGRTSSMEVVGLCHSVQGTSRLLAELAGVPYDELDWTCAGINHLAWFTRLEHRGASLYPRLRAQFERDIAEGIAEYDAGLVTQDATDDSHGAQVAVRYRHRELVRKDMCVHFGAFITESSGHLSEYLPYYRKSEVGRKLLRLGYHGGSRFYATNWPHWREQLDRQRRAMLSGKEPIGWERSWEYASWIIEAREKDVPFRIHGNVMNSRAGAGQLITNLPADSCVEVATLIDGNGVQPTRFGALPPQMAAVCASNTSMFDLGAQAAIDRSIEKAIYALMLDPLTAAVCAPAQIKAMALELFATEREFLPGYR, encoded by the coding sequence GTGCCGACGGAATCCGCTCGACCGTTCGGCTTCGAGACGTCCGCGGGTTCCGCGAGTGCGCTGGACGGGTCGGAGTGTTTACCTTCCCATTACCGCATGAAACGCACCCCGCGCGCCGCCGGGCACGCCGCACATACGCAAGACGCCGCCACCGCCGGCCTCTCCGGTCGGATGGATCGCCGGATCAAACTCGTCTTCCTCGGAGCAGGCAGCTTCTTCGCGCCACGGTTGGTCAACGACGTCGTTCGCATCCCCGGCAATCGCGGCGGGACGATCGCTCTCGTCGACATCGACGCGGCGCGGCTCGCGCTCTCCGCGCGGTTAGTCCGCAAACTCGTGCGCGTCGTGGCGCCCGAGGTGTCGTGGAAGGTCGTCGCTTCGACCGAGCGTGTCGAGGTGCTCGCGGACGCCGATTACGTCGTCAACTGCATCGAAGTGAGCGGGCTAGAGTGCGTGGTGCACGACAACGACATACCGTTGAAGTACGGGGTCGACCAATGCATCGGCGACACGATCGGGCCCGGTGGGTTGTTCAAGGCCTTGCGCACGATCCCGGTGTGGCTCGAGGCGTTGCGCGACTGCGAGCGGCTTTGCCCACGTGCGATCGTCCTCAACTACACCAATCCGATGTCCATGATGTGCCTCGCGGCGGGTCGCACGTCGTCGATGGAAGTCGTCGGGCTCTGCCATTCCGTCCAAGGCACGAGTCGGTTGCTGGCGGAACTGGCCGGCGTGCCTTACGACGAACTCGATTGGACCTGCGCAGGCATCAACCATCTCGCGTGGTTCACGCGGCTGGAGCATCGCGGTGCGAGTCTGTATCCGCGCTTGCGGGCGCAGTTCGAGCGGGACATCGCGGAAGGCATCGCCGAGTACGACGCGGGACTCGTCACCCAAGACGCGACGGACGACTCGCACGGCGCGCAAGTGGCCGTGCGCTACCGCCACCGTGAACTCGTGCGCAAGGACATGTGTGTGCACTTCGGCGCGTTCATCACGGAGAGTTCGGGGCACCTCTCGGAGTACCTTCCTTACTACCGCAAGAGCGAGGTCGGTCGGAAGCTCCTGCGGCTCGGTTACCACGGTGGCTCGCGTTTCTACGCGACCAACTGGCCGCACTGGCGCGAGCAACTCGATCGCCAGCGCCGCGCGATGCTGAGCGGCAAGGAACCGATCGGCTGGGAGCGCTCGTGGGAATACGCGTCGTGGATCATCGAAGCGCGCGAGAAGGACGTGCCGTTCCGCATCCACGGCAACGTGATGAACAGTCGCGCCGGTGCCGGGCAGTTGATCACCAATTTGCCGGCTGACTCGTGCGTCGAAGTCGCGACCCTGATCGATGGCAACGGCGTGCAACCGACGCGCTTCGGCGCCTTGCCGCCGCAAATGGCGGCCGTGTGTGCGAGCAACACGAGCATGTTCGATCTCGGGGCGCAGGCGGCGATCGACCGCAGCATCGAAAAGGCGATCTACGCGCTCATGCTCGACCCGTTGACGGCAGCCGTTTGCGCACCGGCGCAGATCAAGGCGATGGCACTCGAACTCTTCGCGACCGAGCGAGAATTCCTGCCCGGCTATCGTTGA
- a CDS encoding TonB-dependent receptor gives MSSRTLLSLPLLLSLSIATPVLRAQSAPAPGPLDTSSDPDGPAFVLGQYEVTASAVRSPTADLLTSVTLVGADQLTSESVDYSLEVLNKVPGVTLTDFNQGVITADVSIRGFNAEGSSPHLRLLVDGIPHNLNSGYNDLGAIFPLEMQSIEVVKGTIDPRFGFNAVAGAVQVHTQRTFTGAKLKVMAGDYSTLEAQALAGFRSGGFTQTYFTGYRTNDGYRDHARIEKHSFAGKWFYTGEDERWRIGLSARLHAFEADAPGYLTRDAARANPRASADYASGDGGDQDNEQFSLHADAQLATDVHASFKLYHHEVVRHRFVRFSAAAAQQERMEDETHQGALLSAYWNPSAARFPLRLEAGVEHHEQDALNQRFRTVDRIRQATTRNHRYDLANTGLYFAFDLEPLPWLRLQGGLRADEFDGHMINRANGTRTPIIDYGTIWQPKLGASIRTSEETSVYASYGRAFQIGSGSATYSTSPLDPSVNDGMELGVVYDPTARLRLRAAVWRQDASDEVRLKADGSGDSENVGRTRRQGLDLEVAWTAHALASVWAAWSIQSAKLVEPGPTVASQRGNTLDHVPDQSVKIGIDSRFSERLSSSVWLYGQDAYHLTNDNATGRFGGYVVVNADVRYSWNRYTLGLHLENITDEYHEYVWHDGAQTLHSPGDGRTILGTISFEF, from the coding sequence ATGTCCTCGCGTACCCTCCTCTCGCTCCCGCTTCTCCTTTCTCTCTCGATCGCAACGCCCGTCCTGCGGGCCCAGAGCGCGCCCGCCCCCGGGCCGTTGGACACGAGCTCGGATCCCGATGGGCCGGCCTTCGTCCTCGGACAATACGAGGTCACCGCCAGCGCCGTCCGCTCGCCTACCGCGGATCTCCTCACCTCGGTCACGCTCGTCGGAGCCGACCAGCTCACGAGCGAGAGCGTCGACTACTCGCTCGAGGTCTTGAACAAAGTCCCGGGCGTCACGCTCACCGACTTCAATCAAGGCGTCATCACCGCCGACGTCTCCATTCGCGGCTTCAACGCCGAGGGCTCCAGCCCGCATCTCCGCCTCCTCGTCGACGGCATCCCGCACAATCTCAACAGCGGCTACAACGACCTCGGCGCGATCTTCCCGCTCGAGATGCAGAGCATCGAAGTGGTCAAGGGCACGATCGACCCGCGCTTCGGTTTCAACGCGGTCGCCGGTGCCGTGCAGGTCCACACGCAACGCACGTTCACCGGTGCGAAACTCAAAGTCATGGCCGGCGACTACTCCACCCTCGAAGCGCAGGCACTCGCCGGCTTCCGCTCCGGTGGATTCACCCAGACCTACTTCACCGGTTACCGCACCAACGACGGCTACCGCGACCACGCCCGCATCGAGAAGCACTCGTTCGCCGGCAAGTGGTTCTACACCGGCGAGGACGAACGCTGGCGCATCGGCTTGAGCGCGCGCCTCCACGCCTTCGAAGCCGACGCTCCCGGCTACCTCACGCGTGATGCCGCTCGCGCGAATCCCCGTGCCTCCGCCGACTACGCGTCCGGCGACGGCGGAGATCAGGACAACGAGCAGTTCAGCCTCCACGCCGACGCCCAACTCGCGACCGACGTCCACGCCTCTTTCAAACTCTACCACCACGAGGTCGTCCGCCACCGTTTCGTCCGCTTCTCCGCCGCCGCCGCCCAGCAGGAACGCATGGAAGACGAGACCCACCAAGGCGCTCTCCTCTCCGCCTACTGGAACCCGTCCGCCGCACGTTTCCCGCTGCGACTCGAGGCCGGCGTCGAACACCACGAACAGGACGCGCTCAACCAACGCTTCCGCACCGTCGACCGTATCCGTCAGGCCACGACACGCAATCATCGCTACGACCTCGCCAACACCGGCCTCTACTTCGCCTTCGATCTCGAACCACTTCCCTGGCTCCGACTCCAGGGCGGCCTGCGCGCCGACGAATTCGACGGCCACATGATCAACCGCGCCAACGGCACCCGCACGCCGATCATCGACTACGGCACGATCTGGCAGCCGAAGCTCGGCGCCTCGATCCGCACCTCCGAAGAAACCAGCGTCTACGCCAGCTACGGTCGCGCCTTTCAGATCGGCTCCGGCTCGGCCACGTATTCGACGAGCCCGCTCGACCCTTCCGTCAACGACGGCATGGAACTCGGCGTGGTCTACGACCCGACCGCTCGTCTCCGGCTCCGCGCCGCCGTCTGGCGACAAGATGCCTCCGACGAGGTTCGCCTCAAGGCCGACGGCTCCGGCGATTCCGAAAACGTCGGCCGCACCCGCCGCCAGGGACTGGATCTCGAAGTCGCTTGGACCGCCCACGCCCTCGCCTCGGTATGGGCCGCGTGGTCGATCCAGTCGGCGAAGCTCGTCGAGCCCGGTCCGACCGTCGCCTCCCAACGCGGCAACACCCTCGACCACGTGCCCGACCAGAGCGTGAAGATCGGCATCGACTCCCGCTTCTCCGAGCGCCTCTCCAGCTCCGTCTGGCTATATGGTCAGGACGCCTACCACCTGACCAACGACAACGCCACCGGCCGCTTCGGTGGTTACGTCGTCGTCAACGCAGACGTCCGGTATTCGTGGAACCGATACACGCTCGGTCTCCATCTCGAGAACATCACCGACGAGTACCACGAGTACGTCTGGCACGACGGCGCGCAGACGCTCCACTCGCCCGGCGACGGGCGCACGATCCTCGGGACGATCTCGTTCGAGTTCTAG
- a CDS encoding DUF3526 domain-containing protein encodes MHTVLLVARAEARLTLRKRAFRLLLALFTVLLVTAGWLSRVRHVAERDQQRTYQELVREQWENQPDRHPHRVAHYGTFAFKPPGPLAAFDPGVDAYAGRVQFLEAHRQNSANFAEAGALSSAFRLGELSLAFVVQAVLPLVFIILGHAAWVDERESGRLPLLRAQGVSGPRLALGKLLGLSAAAFPFLVVAIVASSVALVTAGDRTALPSELGPRIGTLLAALVLHVAGWLVVVALVSSTAGSAARACATLLALWIGGVLVLPRVAGVFAERLHPLPDKSSFTAAVADDVRKLGDSHDPDDPHFAEFRAATLARHGVARIEDLPVNYGALVMAEGERVSAETFARHFDALGETMRRQEWIVDATGLLSPYLGVRAISTSAAGTDLDAQLAFQTQAEAFRYEFVQELNAIHRDEIRFVGDRDQKIEAERWRRFADFSPTQPTFTESMRGTTISWLALVGWVVAPALFFVRQSRRFA; translated from the coding sequence ATGCACACCGTCCTTCTCGTCGCCCGCGCCGAGGCGCGGCTCACGTTGCGCAAACGCGCCTTCCGGCTGCTCCTCGCGCTCTTCACCGTCCTGCTCGTCACGGCCGGCTGGCTCAGCCGCGTCCGCCACGTCGCCGAGCGCGACCAACAACGGACCTACCAGGAACTCGTCCGCGAACAGTGGGAAAACCAGCCCGACCGCCATCCGCACAGGGTGGCGCACTACGGCACGTTCGCCTTCAAACCGCCGGGGCCGCTCGCCGCCTTCGATCCGGGTGTCGACGCCTACGCCGGTCGCGTCCAGTTCCTCGAGGCACATCGCCAAAACTCGGCCAACTTCGCCGAGGCCGGCGCGCTTTCCTCCGCCTTCCGGCTCGGCGAACTCTCTCTCGCCTTCGTCGTCCAAGCCGTCCTTCCGCTCGTATTCATCATCTTGGGACACGCCGCGTGGGTCGACGAACGCGAAAGCGGACGCCTTCCGCTCCTGCGCGCCCAAGGCGTTTCCGGCCCAAGGCTCGCCCTCGGCAAACTGCTCGGACTCTCCGCCGCCGCCTTCCCGTTTCTCGTCGTCGCGATCGTGGCGAGTTCGGTCGCTCTCGTCACGGCGGGCGACCGGACCGCGCTCCCGTCCGAACTCGGTCCTCGAATCGGCACGCTCCTCGCCGCGCTCGTTCTCCACGTCGCAGGCTGGCTCGTCGTCGTCGCCCTCGTGTCGTCCACCGCCGGCAGCGCCGCGCGCGCGTGCGCCACGCTCCTCGCGCTCTGGATCGGCGGCGTCCTCGTCCTCCCGCGCGTCGCCGGCGTATTCGCCGAACGACTACACCCGTTGCCCGACAAGAGCAGTTTCACCGCCGCCGTCGCCGACGACGTGCGCAAGCTCGGCGACAGTCACGACCCCGACGATCCGCACTTCGCCGAGTTCCGTGCCGCCACGCTCGCCCGGCACGGAGTCGCACGCATCGAGGATCTCCCCGTCAACTACGGCGCGCTCGTCATGGCCGAGGGCGAACGCGTCTCGGCCGAAACCTTCGCACGCCATTTCGACGCGCTCGGCGAGACGATGCGCCGCCAGGAGTGGATCGTCGACGCGACCGGCCTGCTCTCGCCCTACCTCGGCGTGCGGGCCATCTCGACCAGCGCCGCCGGCACCGACCTCGACGCCCAACTCGCGTTTCAAACGCAGGCCGAGGCCTTCCGCTACGAGTTCGTCCAGGAACTCAACGCCATCCATCGCGACGAGATCCGTTTCGTCGGCGACCGCGATCAGAAGATCGAGGCCGAGCGCTGGCGCCGCTTCGCCGACTTCTCGCCGACCCAACCCACGTTCACGGAATCGATGCGCGGCACCACGATCTCATGGCTCGCCCTCGTCGGCTGGGTCGTCGCTCCTGCGCTGTTCTTCGTCCGCCAAAGCAGGAGGTTCGCATGA
- a CDS encoding ABC transporter ATP-binding protein → MLTTENLTKRFNGTTAVDSLNLNIAPGELFALLGPNGAGKTTTINCLLGFLQPDAGRAIIDGLDVAAEPLETKRRLAYIPEQVNLYGHFSGLENLAYFAELGGHHYSDTDLRRFLADASLQPEAHDRRVSGYSKGMRQKVGIAIALAKQAKALLLDEPTSGLDPSASHEFSQLLRKLRERGVAILMATHDLFRAKEDATRVGIMRHGKLVHELTAAELSHADLEKLYLETMRA, encoded by the coding sequence ATGCTCACGACCGAGAATCTCACCAAACGTTTCAACGGCACCACGGCCGTCGACTCGCTCAACCTGAACATCGCGCCCGGCGAACTCTTCGCCCTGCTCGGACCCAACGGCGCGGGCAAGACGACCACGATCAACTGTCTGCTCGGGTTTCTCCAACCCGACGCCGGCCGCGCGATCATCGACGGGCTCGATGTCGCGGCCGAGCCGCTCGAGACGAAACGCCGGCTCGCCTACATCCCCGAGCAGGTCAATCTCTACGGCCACTTCAGCGGCCTGGAAAACCTCGCCTACTTCGCCGAACTCGGCGGTCACCACTATTCGGATACCGACCTTCGCCGTTTCCTCGCCGACGCCAGTCTGCAGCCCGAGGCCCACGACCGTCGCGTGAGCGGCTACTCGAAAGGCATGCGCCAGAAAGTCGGCATCGCCATCGCTCTCGCGAAGCAGGCCAAGGCGCTGCTGCTCGACGAACCGACGAGCGGCCTCGACCCGAGTGCGAGCCACGAGTTCAGCCAGCTCCTGCGCAAGCTGCGCGAGCGCGGCGTCGCCATCCTCATGGCCACGCACGACCTCTTCCGCGCCAAGGAGGACGCCACCCGCGTCGGCATCATGCGCCACGGCAAGCTCGTGCACGAACTCACCGCCGCCGAGCTCAGCCACGCCGATCTCGAGAAACTCTACCTCGAAACCATGCGCGCCTGA
- a CDS encoding class I SAM-dependent methyltransferase produces MSDNVVASHFDEERAESYDARFAKLVPLRDALHLLMALVLEPLPTDAHVLCAGVGTGAELLMLARRFPGWRFTAVDPSAPMLAVCRRRAAEAGIAERCAFHPGYVNELPETSEFHAATSILVSQFVQPRDARVQYFREIQRRLLPDGHLVSADLSSGPAASLEEQGLFPLWQRTMRTTDAPPAEVDAMLASLRQHVAVAPAADVAAIIAEAGFARPALFFQTLLIHAWTARRTG; encoded by the coding sequence ATGTCCGACAACGTCGTCGCATCCCACTTCGACGAAGAGCGCGCCGAGTCCTACGACGCCCGCTTCGCGAAACTCGTTCCTCTGCGTGATGCCCTGCACCTGCTGATGGCACTCGTGCTGGAGCCGCTGCCGACCGATGCGCACGTGTTGTGCGCCGGCGTCGGCACGGGCGCGGAGTTGCTGATGCTCGCGCGGCGCTTTCCGGGCTGGCGGTTCACCGCAGTCGATCCCTCGGCGCCGATGCTCGCCGTCTGCAGGCGTCGCGCGGCGGAGGCCGGCATCGCCGAGCGTTGCGCGTTTCATCCCGGCTACGTCAACGAGTTGCCGGAGACGTCGGAGTTCCACGCAGCGACGTCGATCCTCGTTTCGCAGTTCGTTCAACCACGCGACGCGCGCGTGCAGTACTTCCGCGAGATCCAGCGCCGACTCCTTCCGGACGGGCACCTCGTCTCGGCGGACCTTTCCTCCGGTCCGGCGGCGAGCCTCGAAGAGCAAGGGCTGTTTCCCCTGTGGCAGCGCACGATGCGCACCACCGATGCTCCTCCCGCGGAGGTCGACGCGATGCTGGCGTCGCTCCGGCAACACGTCGCTGTCGCCCCGGCCGCCGATGTCGCCGCGATCATCGCCGAAGCCGGCTTCGCGCGTCCTGCGCTCTTCTTCCAGACTCTGCTCATCCACGCGTGGACGGCGCGGCGAACCGGTTGA
- a CDS encoding RNA polymerase sigma factor codes for MEIEVPSPSQEFDALVDQHYRALFSFGHSLTGNEHTAADLVQQTFFRWAEKGSQLRDRTKAKTWLFTTLHREFLQGLRREQRLVEFDNQEELPDERRAAAIEAVEALDAEAVTSALAEIEEVFRVPLGLFYLQEFAYAEIAELLDIPVGTVMSRLSRGKDRLRQRLLARRSSVAATPLPPRKEARRG; via the coding sequence TTGGAAATCGAAGTTCCAAGTCCCTCGCAGGAGTTCGATGCTCTCGTTGATCAGCATTACCGTGCCCTGTTCAGTTTCGGCCATAGCCTGACGGGCAACGAGCACACGGCGGCGGATCTCGTACAGCAGACCTTCTTCCGCTGGGCCGAAAAGGGCAGTCAGTTGCGCGATCGCACGAAAGCCAAGACTTGGCTCTTCACTACGTTGCACCGCGAGTTCTTGCAGGGGCTGCGTCGCGAACAGCGTCTGGTCGAGTTCGATAACCAAGAGGAGCTGCCCGACGAACGTCGCGCCGCTGCGATCGAGGCGGTCGAAGCCCTGGACGCGGAAGCCGTCACGAGCGCGCTCGCGGAAATCGAAGAAGTGTTTCGAGTGCCGCTTGGTCTCTTTTACCTTCAAGAGTTCGCCTACGCGGAGATCGCGGAGTTGCTGGACATTCCTGTGGGCACTGTCATGTCCCGACTTTCTCGCGGCAAGGATCGCCTGCGCCAGCGCCTGCTTGCGCGTCGGTCGTCGGTCGCCGCCACTCCCTTGCCGCCACGGAAGGAGGCCCGCCGTGGATAA